In Vigna unguiculata cultivar IT97K-499-35 chromosome 3, ASM411807v1, whole genome shotgun sequence, a single genomic region encodes these proteins:
- the LOC114179650 gene encoding zinc finger protein 10-like — translation MWNPRDQEDDSWEVRAFAEDTSNIMGTTWPPRSYTCTFCRREFRSAQALGGHMNVHRRDRARLHQASPVNNHYHYHHHISSLSRSHHSPSFLNLPHSPDPFANGGVCLLYPFPSPNTAPFSPLGHTTSFNNACADSPSSLFSVSSSLSHPLPTSSNASFDFPVAQPATGRRTLFSSYSGKEEQEPATSSARHGQHEELDLELRLGNRST, via the coding sequence ATGTGGAATCCAAGGGACCAAGAAGATGACTCCTGGGAGGTCAGAGCCTTCGCAGAGGACACCAGCAACATCATGGGCACCACTTGGCCTCCAAGGTCCTACACCTGCACTTTCTGTAGAAGGGAGTTCCGTTCAGCACAAGCCCTCGGTGGCCACATGAACGTTCACCGCCGCGACCGTGCTCGCCTCCACCAAGCCTCACCCGTCAACAACCActaccactaccaccaccacatCTCCTCTCTCTCCCGCTCACACCACTCGCCCTCTTTTCTCAACCTCCCTCACTCTCCGGACCCTTTCGCAAATGGTGGGGTGTGCCTCCTGTACCCCTTCCCTAGCCCTAACACTGCTCCATTCTCCCCTCTTGGCCACACCACTAGTTTCAATAATGCATGTGCCGACTCTCCCTCCTCTCTTTTCTCTGTCTCCTCTTCCCTTTCACACCCTCTCCCAACTTCCTCAAATGCCTCCTTTGATTTCCCGGTGGCGCAGCCTGCCACAGGGAGGAGGACCCTTTTCTCTTCTTATTCTGGGAAAGAGGAACAAGAACCCGCAACCTCCTCCGCTCGTCACGGCCAACACGAGGAGCTTGATCTAGAGCTCCGTTTGGGAAATAGATCAACATAA